The stretch of DNA CGAGACAATTCCCTTAACCAGATCCTCTTCATTTACTAAAACCAGACGGTGAACCTAGATGGGCATCAAAAAGAGGATTCAGTTAAGCCAAGGTTCAGATATACACTGCCTAGACTAAGCAAAAAATTTGGGGTTGATGCtgtagttggtcaggtctaggttcagcaacagtatgtgctgaaagaatgaggtcagctgactacctgaatatactgaaaatagaccaggttattccatcaatggatttttttattccctgatggctcagccatattccaagatagcaatgtcaggattcatggtgctgcaattgtgaaagagtgattcagggagcatgagatcatcatttacacacatggatcgttcacctcaaccccattgagaatctttgggatgtgctggagaaggatttgagcagtggtcagactctaccaccaCTAaggcaacactggatttaaataaatattgtggcattgcagaagcttatcaaaacaatgccacagcgaatgtgtgccacaatcaaagctaaaggtggtccaactaaatattagtgTGAGCTTCTGGGTGGtcacttttttttgttcaggCAGTGAACACTGTgtgtacaaatgtttgtggaaaccttttttaatgaatgaattcAGATGTGCAAAATGCATACATACAGTGTGTCCAGCCCCTGTAGAAAAATAATAGGCAATAGTAGTACATTctatgaagcagataaacatgaacctattggcacctaACAGCAGGTATTGGCTACAGGAGAATATATATGTCCAGCATTGTGCTGTGAGCACTGAAATTCCAGAATAATGATCCAAGACCAGGTAAAATATCTGTAAATAGATCTACTGTACTGTTACAAACAAAAGATAGGTTACCTCTGCTTCAGCTATGCGATTAATGATGGTCTCCAGGGTCTCATGTGGGTAACACTTTAGAACTCCCTCAACACAGCACAAACGCCCCTCAATTGCCTCTTGCATGGTCATGTTGAGGTTATTGTAATTTTTCTGAGCAGCCAGGTTCTGCAGTCAGTAAAACACAATACAATGTAgtctttttttatacaaaatacactgaattcattatttatgtattttctaaATGAAGCGTGTTGTGCAGAACTGGTCCACTTACAATGACATCAAACCTGGAATACAGTGCCACCACCTTCCCTAcaggaaaaacaaataaacaaaacacacttcacttctcTAATTGTGAAATGTATGCTAGAACGTATATTTAAATCAGAAAATACCTTGTTCATTCACAACAGGCAGGGCTGATACTCTGCGCTCAACAAATATTGATAATGCATCATAAACCGTGGCCGTCTTCTGGATTGTGGCGATCTCCTTGAAGGTTCCAATTTCAACCTCCTCAATTCTCTTCTGCAAGAACCGTGGCTTTGGAATCATGGAACCCTGCATATAAAAATTACAACCCTTTTAAACACTGCTGTGTTAAAGGTTCATTTAATtagatatatttagatatatatctAGTTAGATTTGAAAAGTTCTCACAAAGATGTGAAGGAATTTCAGGATGCGCTTGTGGGTCAAAATGTGCAGAACATTTCCTGATTCTGGATCTATGACAGGTAGCCTGTGAATCTTGTTCTTCAGTAATGAGTAAACGGCATCGAAGAGACTGATGATAGAAAACACATCTCTGTCACTCTGGGGcatagaaagaaagaaggaaagagaaaaagaaagactgcTGTAAAGGCCCTCGTTTTACCTGGATTCAGGGGTGATGCTGATCAGAGAGTTGATGGAATATTGAAGGAAGATCTCTGGACCAGGAGAGAAAATTAAggagctattaaaaaaaaaaaaaaaacactacaagcCTGTTCtgaaataagtgattaaataaaaactataaataatcACCTCTCCATGTTTCAATCTTGTGCTCTTCCAACTCATAGATCTGAACCTAAAACAGTGAAAGAAAAGCAGCTAAAGTTAAAACAAAATGTTTGATTCTTGGTTCTGTTTTGTAGCTTAACTACAGAATCGTATCTAGACACATTTTGGAAACTTTAAACCTGAGGTACTTACCATTGGTGATTTGTAATATCGGTGGAGAATATTAATGAAGTCTGTTATGGTAAGCATTCCTGTAAAGAAATGAgtagaatataaataataataattggtttctctgacagggattaagcctagaccATTCAAAACACAGTGTCAtcaagactaggcctaatccttATCTGGAAAACTCCCATATGATGTTTTTGCTTAAAATCAGTTTCTAATATCACATGAAATTAAATATCTCAATTTTAAATCAAGCCAAACAAGAGCAAGGTAACTGTGGCCACATGTTACATCCACATGCTAAACTCACTATGCTGCTGTTTGGGTAATGACAGCTTCTCGCACCTACGTTCCTTTCAGAGAGATCAGTTACCTAGCGTAGTTGGAAGACTATTAATACCTTGGAGAGCTGGGGATTAGATCAGTGTCCTGACATTTCTAACTAAAGTTAGAACTTTGGGATCACAGAGGTTGGCTCACTGAAAATGAACCCTTCAAATGTGTAAAACTGGAAGaagtatttttgtaatattttgtaacTGGGCTAATGCTTTTTTATGTGAATATAAAAGGCTTTCAATCTCTGAGATAATcatatatgtctgtcattttaTCGTGATATTACAAATGTAGTCACATGcattgagaaaaacaaaaaaaattaataaaatgagtaACCTCATTCCAGATGAACTTTTACTGCAACTCTGCACCATCCAGTTGCACTTTCCTCAGACTGCTCAGCATACATTTATGAGTTGAGCTGTATTACTCTGTCAGTAATCTGATTCAGCTTCATAAATTACTCAACCTTTAAAGGGTAAAGAACATGGTGCTCACTGCGCTGGTGCACTTACCTACGAAACACTGCTGCTTGTGGTCCCATAAAGGAGCAGCTCTGACTCCATTAGCGACTAAAGCAAAGAACGCCTTCTTTACCTGCGACAAGCAAAACACAAACTGCAAGTAAGAAAAGCTGCAGTGGAGAGATCAcataaaaaacaatagaaattttttttttttttccatattttgtttTACCTTATTTTCTCCCCCTGACATAATGTGAAGTTAGCCACCAGCTCTTTTTGAACTGCGACTGATGTGGCATCACTGGGTAGCTAGCATGcccagaggaaagcacagcagctctgatacatcagctaacagatgcctgtggtGATCAGCATCaaactaggagtgatgtggggagagagcgacaCCTACCCCACCTCTGAGACAGCCGGAGGGGGCTACACTCATAAAATATCTAGTAAAGTGTTGGGGCACCATGAGCTGATGGGAATGGGTGCTGTGTATTTGTGGACATAATGTGATTAATGTACCCAATCTGAACACATCCTACATTGACTTTTAGCTCAACAGCATTTTAGAACAGCTGTTCTTTGttgtttcctgtctgtctgttttctgtCTAATGCATACTTATATTGTCTAATCTCTTCATGGTTCTAATTGATAAGGTTCTTATAGAGCAGTATGAACACTGACCTAAGCTAAGGATAgacattactttatttcagtaacttcagtaatttcaaaatgtgaaactcatatatatatatatatatatatatatatatatatatatatatatataaaatatagatgtagtacacacaaagtgatctatttgaagtgcttgtttcttttattgttgatgattatggctcacagctaataaaaccccaaaagtcagtatctcagacaattagaaaattatataagaccaattggtatttttggcagtgtgccaagtcctgctggagatgcggatttcattttaaAGTAGAAAAATTTGCCATTGCACCTCTATGGTAATTTTGTCTGGCCAGCTAATTTAAGCTCTAGGGTTCTTATGCTTCAATAATATCATTTTGTGATGTCCTCAAACCTCAGACAAtaaattgtcccagaaataattgtgataaacaaaaataaatgtcattttaGCCCACAAATATATATGAATgcattatacaatattataatagTGAAATTTCCAAATTATATTTAAGCGcaataaacttaaaaatattgATTATCTATACATTTAAATTGTAATACAAAAAAGcttaaatattcaaaataaataataattttgttcCTTAAACAGATTATTATGTGCTTCCCTTCATTTACACTTTGATTAAATAATATGTGGAACCATTCAGTAAAAAAAGTATGCAAtaggaaataaaacattttcacaggTCATGATTGGCTGTTTAGTTTACCTTCAGTGTTGTATCCAAGATGAGCAGTTTGGAGCTGGTTGGAATGGCATCGTAGCAGCAGTGCTTCATGAAGAACTTGGTGTAGATATCTGTATCAGGATCTCGAGCAGGTTCTGTAGAAAAAAGGCAGCGGAGGAGAACCCTGCTGCAGGTCGGTCAGTCTGACTCTGCAGGCTCTGTACAGCCACAGTTCTAACTACAGTTCAGGCTGTTAGTCAGATTTTACACAATTTAGCTTACAttatttagctttgttttcaGACATACATGTCATTAGGGGAAACTGTACACTGCACACGATGCCTGCAAAGCCCATATGACCACAATAAGCACACAATAGATACCTGTACTCTTCATTAGAAGTCCCTCATCCTCCATTAAGGGAACCTGGTAAGATGGGAAAGGAGAAGGCAAATAAACTTATAAGCTGTTATAAGCTCAGTGTAGGCATATTTCAGGCATGCAGCAATCTGTCATATAATTACATCAACAAATTGCATCCGAAACCTATTACAGTAAAacgcaaaataataaaaaaaataactacagTGTTTCATATATatgctttcttttatttaattgcagaccaTATGAACCCAGGATATTTGATTGGTTAATATACATTCTTTTATGTAATGTTGCCTTTCCTTCTTccaaaacctattttttttttctgaggatACCAAgcaaagtgtttcaggtgttattttgtcctattcaTCCTGAAAACATATCTAAGTGTACAGCAGATTAGGGTTATCCTTGTTACCATTTCGGTCATATACCATTTCAAAACATGCTCTACTTGGGACCCTCTTCTTCCACAACCATgcctttataaatgtgtaaagcATGTGATTTTCTttgtcttattaaaaaaaatgcatggatgtccttaaaaaaaaagaacatacttTTATGCCTTATTGAGGGTATCACACAAGTGTAAAATTACTTTTGGCAAGGGAAGTGACTCAACCCAATCCCATCTGGGCTTTTCAGGGATGCAGCCATTTTTGgatgctgctaactgcgctggAATGAGTTTCAGGTCTAAAAttcaggaatggatgtatatctTCAGTTTATAGtgtctgtaattaaataaaagttgatGCCTTACTATCCCAACAGAACATTTGATAGCATgattaatataaaatatcaaaCTATCTATacctttaagtgtttacttgtcaGTTTCAAAGTTAAACAGTTCAGAGTGTAATTTAAGCAAACATCTTCTATACTATAATTGAATACAGTATTTTACTCAGAAGCTACGGTATATACATTTATATGGACACACAGCTTAATTATTAAATTTAAGTCAGTCGTTCTGACTCATTGCCACAGGTTTCATAACACTAAGCATGAATAAAAGAATGAGTTACAGTCTATTGAGCTTACTGAATTCCAGCATGATACAGTAATAGGTCAGTTagtgattttttgtttgttttattttttatactgctCTGGATATTCCAGCATCAGCTGTGAGTTGTATTATTGACAACAGGAAGTGTTTAGCAACCACAGCATCTTGTGAAGAGTAACAAAGAGTGGGGTCAGCAAATGTTGAGGGGCATAGTGCATAAAAGTGAGCATCATAATTTAGCACCTGCTGTTAGAGCTAGAAAGGCAAACCGACTTAATGTTAATGCCTACGGATTTAGAATAGGAGGTCATAAAACTCCTGTAGGTGTAATGTgtaggtgtcccattacttttgtccatatttgtGTTCCACTGGATACACACTAAATTTAAACTCTTTGTTGTGTCCCACTGTGGCGGTGAACTTTGACTCCTGTTCACTGGGCTTCCCTTGGTGGGGAGAGAGAATGATTACTTATGTTTTAACCCACAAGCAAGACTAATGTGTGCACTTCTGTTATTATCacaattttatattacattacattacattacagctgCACATACTCATACATAGATACTGCATATGTGAAAGGCCCCTCTGCTCTGTTTACTGCATGTATAAAAGCTGTAATACACAGAACACAGGCCTCACTGCACCTGTTGCTAGAACAGATTTCTCTCCCACACAAAAACAGACAGGGTTTAGTCTGGGTCTTACCTCAAGGGCAGGGTCCATGTCTGTGAACAGGGGCTCAGAATTGAGTCTGGGTAACGGGTACAGAAGGAAGTCTTCACTGACTACGCTGCCATTTAATAACCATGGTCCAACTGTGCTCTAGTCCCCCCCTGAGTAGCGTTGCAGGGTCTAAATCAGGAGATGATCTAGGCATGCAGAGGGACTGGAAGGGGAGGGGAAGAGGAGTCACAGATTAGAGGCTGTGTGTACATAGCAAAGAGGGTGGGCTGCAGGGCTCAAATTACCAGTCAGGAACTGCTGTAATAACTTTGGCTGGGAAAATGATGTTACGGCCCACTTCCAGAGTGCTGAAATG from Astyanax mexicanus isolate ESR-SI-001 chromosome 11, AstMex3_surface, whole genome shotgun sequence encodes:
- the prkag3b gene encoding 5'-AMP-activated protein kinase subunit gamma-3b isoform X1, which produces MDPALEVPLMEDEGLLMKSTEPARDPDTDIYTKFFMKHCCYDAIPTSSKLLILDTTLKVKKAFFALVANGVRAAPLWDHKQQCFVGMLTITDFINILHRYYKSPMVQIYELEEHKIETWREIFLQYSINSLISITPESSLFDAVYSLLKNKIHRLPVIDPESGNVLHILTHKRILKFLHIFGSMIPKPRFLQKRIEEVEIGTFKEIATIQKTATVYDALSIFVERRVSALPVVNEQGKVVALYSRFDVINLAAQKNYNNLNMTMQEAIEGRLCCVEGVLKCYPHETLETIINRIAEAEVHRLVLVNEEDLVKGIVSLSDLLQALVLTPAEISSKADYDH
- the prkag3b gene encoding 5'-AMP-activated protein kinase subunit gamma-3b isoform X2, whose product is MKHCCYDAIPTSSKLLILDTTLKVKKAFFALVANGVRAAPLWDHKQQCFVGMLTITDFINILHRYYKSPMVQIYELEEHKIETWREIFLQYSINSLISITPESSLFDAVYSLLKNKIHRLPVIDPESGNVLHILTHKRILKFLHIFGSMIPKPRFLQKRIEEVEIGTFKEIATIQKTATVYDALSIFVERRVSALPVVNEQGKVVALYSRFDVINLAAQKNYNNLNMTMQEAIEGRLCCVEGVLKCYPHETLETIINRIAEAEVHRLVLVNEEDLVKGIVSLSDLLQALVLTPAEISSKADYDH